The following coding sequences lie in one Rutidosis leptorrhynchoides isolate AG116_Rl617_1_P2 chromosome 4, CSIRO_AGI_Rlap_v1, whole genome shotgun sequence genomic window:
- the LOC139840939 gene encoding uncharacterized protein codes for MDYMFSSTNNEYHENNINSSQQDDQPPLFLQFPSPFLDHEMDTPTILPNFHHHNHLPTNETSNTNKTLKPKCVRKKRCAGKKDRHSKIHTAQGLRDRRMRLSVHTARKFFDLNDMLGFDKASKTIEWLFSKSQKAIDEITETLQPDDAIQTISKENDGFESPLSACENESAIEIADSAEKDENLDQIDDESSRKLLLMESYNPLVRESRSEARARARERTIIKNLEKPKNFFQQDPSNVEFNESRLGFPKNIDNPNIEDQSSSSSSCYPLEYSNTYHFLKQLHLDNNNTYMGNITTISSTNYSVFDYNKTIAEPPPPGWLNSRNTFFGFLGGWDDSQNSRTHESNDEIATNITRMDRMNGEIHNTGSTSRYASRNKAGFCYNSDHDHDELQILGCLRSPKLSARTSGDRIHG; via the exons ATGGATTATATGTTTTCTTCAACAAACAATGAATATCATGAAAACAACATCAATTCAAGCCAACAAGATGATCAACCACCTTTGTTCTTGCAGTTTCCTTCACCTTTTCTTGATCATGAAATGGATACTCCTACAATCCTCCCAAACTTCCATCACCATAATCATCTTCCCACAAATGAAACAAGCAATACAAACAAGACGTTGAAACCGAAGTGTGTAAGGAAGAAAAGATGTGCCGGTAAGAAAGATAGGCATAGTAAAATTCATACGGCTCAAGGGCTTAGAGATAGGAGGATGAGATTGTCCGTTCATACGGCTCGCAAGTTTTTTGATCTCAATGATATGTTAGGGTTTGATAAAGCTAGCAAAACCATTGAATGGTTGTTTTCCAAGTCCCAAAAGGCGATTGATGAGATCACTGAAACGTTGCAACCAGACGACGCTATCCAAACAATAAGTAAAGAAAATGATGGGTTTGAATCACCTTTATCTGCTTGTGAAAATGAATCCGCAATAGAGATCGCGGATTCTGCAGAAAAGGATGAGAATTTGGACCAGATCGACGATGAAAGTTCAAGAAAATTACTATTAATGGAAAGTTATAATCCTTTGGTGAGAGAATCAAGGAGTGAAGCGAGAGCAAGAGCACGCGAAAGAACGATTATCAAGAATCTAGAGAAACCAAAGAATTTTTTTCAACAAGATCCTAGTAACGTTGAATTCAATGAATCGCGATTAGGGTTTCCAAAAAATATTGATAATCCTAACATAGAagatcaatcatcatcatcatcatcatgttatcCTCTTGAGTATTCAAACACTTATCATTTTCTTAAGCAACTTCacttggataataataatacttatatgggGAATATAACTACCATCTCATCCACGAATTACTCCGTATTTGATTACAACAAAACTATTGCCGAACCACCACCACCTGGCTGGTTGAATTCGAGAAACACGTTTTTTGGATTCCTTGGAGGTTGGGATGATTCCCAGAATTCAAGAACACATGAATCCAATGATGAAATCGCGACAAATATTACACGAATGGACAGAATGAATGGGGAGATTCATAACACAG GTTCAACTTCTAG GTATGCAAGCAGGAATAAGGCCGGTTTTTGTTATAATTCGGATCATGATCATGATGAACTCCAG ATTTTAGGATGTTTAAGATCACCCAAACTAAGTGCTAGAACCTCTGGAGATCGAATTCACGGCTAG